The stretch of DNA CACCTCGCGGCGGGTCAGGCCCGCACGGGTACGCAAATCCATCAGCGTGGCTTGCTGACTTTGGTCAGACATACTATACTGCTCGGTAATTACCGTTCGGTATAGAAAGAACGGTATATCTGCCGGTCGCGTTGAAGCTTCTTTCAGGGCGACTTGGTTTCACAGTTTCCCATTTTGTGGAGGGTTTCGCACCCTGCGTAGAGAGTCTTGCGGCAAAGATCCCAGGGTTTTTCAAAAACCCTGGGATCTGGATCCCTTTCATTGTCCCTTATTTGCCCAAAGCCATGGCAGACTTCATTCCCAACAGCGAATTCTACGAGCAGCCCCCCTCCGGCGGCTCCCCAGCGCCCGCCGACCCCCGCGAACCCGTGCGCGTCATCTTGCTCGGCAGCGCCAGCGGCATGGAACTCGTCATCGCCCATCTGCACCGCATCGGCTTTGCCGAACCCCGCGCCGGTCGCAAACCCCAGCTCGACCCCACCACCGGGCAGCCCATGCGCATTCTCACCAAATGGATCCGCCGCTGAGCCTATGCCCCCCTCGTCTCCATGCCAGTAGACCGAACCAGTTGCCCTGCCCGGCTGTATCACTACCCCACTGCCCCGCCAGTGGAATTGCTGGCGTCACCGCCTGGGGTTGGTCTGACCTCATCCAGAAACTGGGGCCTACGATGCAACGGCCATCGACCTTGCCCCAGAATGTGTGCGTTTCTTGTACGAACGGTATGGCAACCTGGTGAAACCAGCAGACCCACCCACTACGGGCAAAAGCTCCAGGCGGGCCAGTTCATCAGCAGCATTGCTAAGTTGATGGGCGGCGGCGGCCGGACACGGTGTGGCCAAGCTGCCCGAGGCGCTGGCGAGGGTTAAAGCGCAGTTGTCAGAGGTGCTAAGTTAACCGAAGGGCTCTGCTAAATCGAAGCACGGATTTGGGTAGGGGCAAACGGCCATTAGCCCCTACAAAGGGTGACTGCTGGTACAAAACCTCAGGGTCTGGATACTTAGCATGATCAAAACAAGGGCTGGTGGCCAATTTGGGATACAACAATGGGCAAAAACAACGGTAAAGCTGATCCCCTGACTGATGAATTCTCTGCGCTTGGACGCAGTTCAAAGAAGGATAAGTCCCCAAAAAAGGGCAAGCAGAAGGCGAAGAAAAAGCTCAAAAAAGAGCAGCTTCAGCCTACCGAGGCACCGGTTTTCCGCTACAGTTCGGAGTCGGAGGGCAGCTCTAAGCTCAAGAGCAAATTCTACGAAAATGAGCTGGCCCGGCTCCAGGTGGAGCTGGTCAAAATGCAGTACTGGGTCAAGCACACCGGCACCCGCATCGTGATTCTATTTGAAGGGCGCGATGCGGCGGGCAAGGGCGGCACCATCAAGCGCCTGACCGAGCCGCTCAACCCGCGCGGCTGTCGGGTGGTGGCCCTGGGTACCCCCAGCGATCGCGAAAAGACCGAGTGGTACTTTCAGCGCTACGTGGCCCACCTGCCCGCCGCTGGCGAGATCGTCTGCTTTGACCGCAGCTGGTACAACCGGGCCGGGGTGGAGCGGGTAATGGGCTTTTGCACCGACGAGCAGTACGACGAGTTTATGCACACCTGCCCCGAGTTTGAGCGCATGCTGGTGCGATCGGGGATCATTCTGCTGAAGTACTGGTTTTCGGTCAGCGACGAGGAGCAGGAGCGGCGGTTTCAGTCACGCCTCACCGACCCCGCCCGGCGCTGGAAACTCAGCCCTATGGATCTCGAATCGCGCGATCGCTGGGTGGAGTACTCCCAGGCCAAAGACGCCATGTTCACCCACACCAATATTCCCGAAGCGCCCTGGTTCACCGTCGAAGCCGACGACAAAAAGCGGGCACGGCTCAACTGCATCAGCCACGTGCTCAGCAAGATCGACTACATCGATATGACCCCCGAGCCGCTGGAGCTAACGCCGCGCAAAAAAGCTCCCGTCGACTACGAGCGATCGCCCATCAACGAGCAGTTTTTCGTACCCCAGCGCTACTGAGGGCACGCCCTATAGCTCGCCCAGCAGGGATTTGATGTCGGGCAGATCAAAAAAGGCGACGGTGGAGTCGATCAGCCGATCGCCCCAGAGGTTGAGGCGCAAAAAGTCGAGGTCGGCGTAGCGGCTGTCCTGCTCCAGAGCTTCGATACCCAGGCGAATGGCCTCCTGGCAGGCGGCGTTGGCGGCTCTGACCACGGGCACGCCGCAGTTGGTCTGGGAGTGCAGGGCTACGGCGATCGCCAGTTTGGGCTCGGGCTCATTGGCGGCCAGCTCCAGACTGGAGCGCCAGTACTCCACCGCCCGCTGGGCATCGCCCTGCTCGTAGAGCACCAGGCCAATGTTATTTACCGAAGGCCAAAACTCCGGCTCCGCCGCCACCGACTTTTCAAAGCTGGCGATCGCCTCGGCAAACTTTTCCTGCTTAAAGTAGGCGTTACCCAGGTCAAACAGGGCACTGGGGTTGTTGGGCTCCAGCCGTAGCCCCTGCTCCAGGAAGCTAGCGGCGCGCTGGGGGTTGTCCTGCTGCAGGTAGGCCGAGCCCAGGGCAAACAGCACCCGCGCATTGTCGGGCAGCAGGGTGCGGGCGCGATCGAGCAGGGGTAGAGCCTTGTCTACCTCGCTGCTCTGCAGGTAGAGCCCCCCCAGCAGGGCCAGCACCTGACCGTTGTTGGGGGCCAGCTGAGCCGCCAGCTGAGCCAGGGCCAGGGCTCGGCCAAACTGCTGAAACTCCGCCAGCTGCTGGGCCTCGTTGGCCAAAAACAGCCCCTGCTCGGTCATCAGGTCGTAGTCGAGGGGCAGCACATAGGGGGTGAGGGCCTGGGCGCGGACGGGCAGGGCGGGGGCCAGCAGTCCACAGAGAGTTAGCAGCGGCAGCAGGGAGAGGCGTTTTAGCACAGCAGAATCGGTGGGGTTGAATAGGAAATATATAAGAGTGTACGTCGGTTGCGAACCGTAGCCATCAGCAGCGGTGATTCTGCTGGGCAGCCCGGGCATTGCGCCGCCACATCGCCGGTTTGATCCGCCGCAGGGCCGAAGCCCGAAACCGCTCATCCCACTCGGCTTCTGATAGGGTAGCTAAATCGGCCAGATTTGGGGCCAGGTTTTGTGGGTAGGGCTGAAAGTCCTCGACGGCGGTGGGTTGGGCAAAGCGTTGGTTCCAGGGGCAGACATCCTGGCAGATGTCGCAGCCCGCCACCCAGTTATTCAGCTGCGCTGCCACGTCATCCGGCAGGGTTTCAGCCCGGTTTTCAATGGTGTGGTAGGCGATGCAGCGGTTGGCATCGACCACGTAGGGCTGGGTAATGGCCCCGGTGGGGCAGGCCTCCAGACAGCGGGTGCAGGTGCCGCAGTGGGCGGTGTGGGGCGAGTCGGGGGCCAGGGGCAGGGTGGTGATCAGCTCGCCCAAAAACACCCAGGAGCCGTACTGGCGGGTGATCAGGTTGCCGTTTTTGGCCACCCAGCCCAGGCCCGCCTGCTGGGCCCAGGCCTTGTCCTGCACGGGGCCGGTGTCGGCGTAGTAGCGGGCGTCGTGGCCAGCGGCGGCAATCCAGTCGGCCAGCGGTTTGAGCCGCTTTTGCAGAATGCGGTGGTAGTCGCGGCCCCAGGCGTAGCGCGAGATTTTGCCGTGGCTGGGGTCAGCGGAGTGGCGGTGGGGGGTGTAGTAGTTGAGGGCGACACAGACGAGCGATCGCGCCCCCGGCAGCACCTGACGGACGTCCTGACGCCTGGGGTTACCCATCCAGGCCATATCGGCCTGGTAGCCCTGGGCCAGCCAGCGCTGCAGGTGCCCTACCGCTGCGGCTTCCGTGTCGCTGGGAGACTCGTCCAGGGCGACAATGCCAACCAGGTCAAACCCCAGCCCGAGGGCATAGTCAATGACCGCCTGGCGATCGCGTGAGTCAGCAATGTCTGTCATCGATAACGTTTCCTGCGCCGGGAACCTGTCTCGATCCTAGCCAACGGTCGAACCGTAGATGCAGATTGCGAATCGAAAACTCCTCTTGACACAGGGCAGATCTACGAATAGGTTTAACCTTGCTGCGGTTGGCTTTTCGTCACGCGCCACAACTAGCGTTTAGGCTCGGTGCCAACCCCCACATATGCCACTTTCAGCCCCACTTATCCAGGCAAGGGTGTCTATGTTTAAGCTGTTGACCAAGTTTGACTACCTGCTGCGCGAAACCTTGCTGGGGCTGCGGCGCGGCGGTTGGATGAATTGGGCGGCGATTAGCACCATTACCGTCCTGCTGTTTTTGTTTGGCATCAGTCTGCAGTCGACCTGGCAACTGGAGCGGCTGCTCAACCAGTTTGGTAGCCAGCTAGAGGTGTCGGCCTACCTGCAAAGCGGCTTTCAGGCCAGCGATCTCAAGCCTGTGGTGGAGGCCTTTCCCGATGTGGTGGGGGTAACGCCAGTGACCAAAGAGTCGGCCTGGGCCGCCCTGGTGACCGATCTGGGGCTGTCGGATATTGCCGGGGCCACCGACCAGCTCAAGGGCAATCCCCTGGTCGATGAACTCAAGGTCAAGGCCAAGGATTCTGAGGCGGTACCGGCGATCGCGGCTCAGCTTGAGGCCCTCGACGGCATCGACGAAGTGCGCTACATCGACGAAGCCGTCACCCGGCTGGCCCAGCTCAACGACGGCCTCAAGTGGACCAGTTTGTTTGTGATCACCATTCTCACCCTCACCGCCACCGCCGTGATCACCACCACCATTCGCCTGATCGTCCTGGCCCGCCGCCGAGAAATTGAAGTCATGCAGCTGGTGGGGGCCACCCGAATCTGGATCTACCTGCCGTTTATTTTGCAGGGGGCCGCCTTTGGCCTGGCCGGAGCCACCGTCGCCTGGGGGCTGCTGTTTGCCGTGCAGCGCTTTTTGACCGAGCTGGCCGCCCAGCAGGCCGATTTCATTCAGTTTGTGGTCCAGGGGCTGCGGCTGACCCCCCAGCAGATGCTGCTACTGCCGGCGGCGCTGCTGGGGTTGGGTACTCTAGTAGGGTTAATGGGTAGCCTGCTGGCGGTGCGCAAGTTTTCGCTGCGATAGCTATTCTCCATACCCTCTGCGATGCCGTCTTCAAATAAAATGCCTCAAATAAAATGTTAGAGTCACGCCAATTTGGCCATAATAGCTACGGAGCAATGGACGGTCTGCTTTCCGTCAGCGAGGCATCACAATGAGTACAGTGCTAATTGTCGACGACAGCTCAACCCTGCGCGAAATGATTGCCGGGCTGCTGCTGAAAGCGGGTCTAACGGTGGTGGAAGCCAAAGACGGGGTGGAAGCCCAGGAAATGATTCAGGCCACCCCCCCCGACCTGGTGGTGCTCGATATCGTCATGCCCAACATGAATGGCTACGAACTCTGCCGCTGGATCAAAAATTCTGCCCCCACCCAAAACATTCCGGTCATCATCTGCTCCAGCAAAGCCGAAGAATTTGACCGCTACTGGGGCATGAAGCAGGGGGCCGACGCCTATATCACCAAGCCCTTTCGCCCCGCCGACATGATCAGCACCGTCAAGCAGTTGCTGCGCCCCTAGTCGTCTGCCAAGCCAAAGGTGACAGGTTAGTGGGGTACACGGTGCAAGGTGTACGGTTCACGGCAGTCCTTAAACGTACACCGTGTACCCTGCCTGCACCTTTAGACCGTTAGAGCCTGTCACAATCAGGTTGGTCAAGTACTAGTCGCTCTCCGCCGATATTTCCTGCTCCAGGGTTTCCTTGAGCGCCTCCAGCACCGTCAGCGGATCTGCCGACTGCTGCATAATGGCGGCTTCGGGGTCGTAGCGCTGCTCCATGTCGGGCAGGTCTTCGCGCAGTTCCTCCAGCAGCGCGATGATCTTGGCAATTTTTTTCTCCGATAGCAGATTGAGCTGAAGCATTAGCTGAGTGCGCTGTTCGGCAAAGTTTTCCTGCCGGTTTTGGCGAATCAGTACCCCGGTAGAAATCAGCAGGGCGGCCGCATCTAGCCCCTGATCGGCCCAGCTAAAGGTGGGAAGCGCGATCGGCAGCAGGCCGGTGTGGTTGAGCCAGTCACCCGCCAACCACAGCCCCAGCCCCCCCAGCAGCAGGTACAGAAACCCAGGCCGACTAAACCATGAGGCCACCACCTCCAGCAACCGCTCGGGAGGGGCGACATCCTTGGACTCCTGGCGGTGGATAGCAATGATCGCCTCAATGTTTTCGGCAATGGGATCGGGCAGCGGGGCGGTTAAAATGCGCTGGGGAGCCGAGCGACGAAACCACGATCGCGGCTGGTGCGCCGCCGATTGGGAAGCGGAAGATGGGGTGGAATTGGCCATGACAGTATTTTATCAGCGGGCTTGGGGCAGGGCGGGGCAGAAATTGACTGGATCTGGATATGCCATTGGGCCGACCTTGGAGTACTATTCCGTAGGTTGAGGCATTGGCGCAGCCGCTCAAAACGACCCCTGCCCCATGGTTCAGCCGGTCTAACGGCGTCTTTCTGCGATGGCCTGCACTCTGGAGATGTGACCTTGGCTCGTCCGATTGTGCTAGCGGTGTTTAACGGCAAGGGCGGCGTGGGCAAAACCACCACCGCCGTCAACCTGGCGGCGGTCTTTGCCGAAACCCGCTCGGTGCTGCTGGTGGATGCTGATCCCCAGGGGTCGGCCCTGTGGTGGACGGGCCGCAGCCCTACGGATTTGGGCTTTGAGGTCAAGGCTGAAATCAACCCGGCCCGGCTGGCCCGGCTGGGCCAGGAGCACGACCACAGCCTGATTATTGTCGATACGCCCCCAGCCCTGGGGTCCGCGACCCTGGCGGCGGTGATTCCGGCGGCCAGCTACCTGCTGCTGCCCACGCCCCCCGCTCCGATGGATCTGGCAGTTTTGATTACTACAGTGAATGAAGCGGTAGCGCCCAGCGGGGTATCCCATCGAGTATTGTTGACGAAGGTGGATTCCCGCAGCGTCGGCGAAGCCATTGAAGCTCAGAACACGCTGCTGGAGCTCAAGATTCCGGCCTGCAATGCGTTTGTTCGCACCTACAAAGCCCACGAACGCGCCGCGCTGGAGGGCCTGCCGGTGCTCAAGTGGCGCGGCCCCAACAGCCAGGAGGCCCGTTCTGACTACTGCCGAGTTGCCGAAGAACTACAGCGAGACTGGACCCAGCCATGACTAAAAAACGCCTCTCTGACCTGCTCAAAGAAGAAGTGAACAAGGCTGACGTCCCAGAGGCCGCTGCTGCCGAAACCGAGGCCACCCCCAAGCCAGTTGCCAGTCGGCGGGCGTCGTCGTCGCGCCGCACCGCCACCAGCCGCAAGGCAAGCGGATCGGCCACCGCCAGCGCTAAGGGCAGTCGCGCTAAAGCGACGGCCAAACCCACCAAACCACCGGAACCAGAGGCTGAGGCGATCGCCGCACCGCCCCCTCCTCCCCCCACGCCCCAGCCCGACGCCTCAACTACCGTTCCGGACGACCTGACCCAGCGCCTGAGCACCCTGGAGGCCGACCTGGCGACCACTCAAAAAGACAAAGCCCGGCTGGAAAAAACCGTCGCTGGCCTGCAAAAGGACCTGGAGACTCAGCAGAGCCGCCTGTTTGAGTTGAAGGACAGCCTGGCCCAGGCCGAGACCGCTACCGCCGCCAAGGCGGAGGCCCTGGCCCAGGTACAGGCGGAACTGGATGAGGCCAAGCAGACCATTCTGAAACTCACCGCTGCCCCGGTGGCAAAGGCCACTCCCAGCCGCATTTCTGGGGTGGATGTTTTGCCCCGCCGCCCGGTGGAGGCCAAGGCGAACCAGCCCACCTATCGCCGGGGCGTACCTGAATACGCCATTCAAAAGGGGCAGCCCAACTCGATGCTAAGCGATGCCGATATTGGCTGGGTCGATTAGCTAGGGCTGGGTGCCCACAGCTAGGACCGGGGGCGATCGCTTCGGGCTGTCGCAGACTCTGCCATCCCCGCTGGCGAAGCTGGTGAATCACTGCGGCGAGAACGGCGTCCCCGGCCCGGGTGGTATCCTGTCCGGGCACCACCCGGGCCGAAATGGCTAGGCAGTGCTGGGGCATGCTCCGTCGGTGAGCAGCACCGCCTGGGCGCAGGGAAACTGGCGACCAATCTCGGCGGCGGAGTCGGTGCCCAGCAGCCCCGCCGTCCACCTCAAGCAGGCGATCGACCAGGCATTCGCCCAAACAGATAGCCCAGACAGATAACAGGTGCAGTCACAGGCGGTGGTGGTGAGGGTGTGGGTTCGGACCACAGCCCTTAGACAGCTTATGTCCAACGGTAGGTGAGAAAAACTAATTTCAACATCATATTAAGAAAAACAACAAGGTATGGTTCATGGCTAGCTCGGTTGAGTTTAAGCTGTTTGCGCCTTATAGCGAAGGCGCTATTTTATTTGGGTCTTTTTCTGACTGGCAGGATGTAGCCATGGAAAAAGGCAAGGACGGCTATTTTCGCACCTCAATAGACCTAGAAGACGGCCGCCACGAGTACAAGTTTCGGGTGCAGTCAAAAAGTTTCTTTCTAGAGCCTGACGAGTGGGTTGAAGTTATTGATCCCAGGGCTAAGCACGTCAATGAAACCGATCAAAACACTGTTATCTACATCAAAGATGGTGAACCCATTGTCGATGACTACGTGTGGAATCACGACGACAAAGGGCTGCCTCAAAACGAAGAGTTGGTTATATACGAAATTCTGGTCAGCGACTTCTCTGGCGGTGAAGATGACCCCTATCCCCGCGGTCAGTTAAAACACATTACCGAAAAGCTAGACTACCTGTGCGAGCTGGGCGTCAATGCGATCGAGCTGATGCCAATCCAGGAGTTTCCTGGGGAACAGGGCTGGGGGTACAACACCCACCACTACTTTGCTGTGGAGTCCAGCTACGGCACCTCAAAAGATTTTAAACAGCTGGTAGACGAGTGCCACGCCAGGGGCATTCGCGTCATTTTAGATATCATTTTGAACCACTCCGGCTCCGAAGCACCCCTGACTAAAATCGACTACACCTACTGGTACCGGCGCGAGCCCAAGGATGCCGAGTACAACTGGGGTCCAGAATTTGACTACGACCACTACGACGAACATCTGGATTGTTTCCCCGCCCGAGACTTTGTCAAAGACGTCGTTCGTTTCTGGATTTCGGAGTACCACATCGACGGCTACCGATTTGATGCCGTCAGTCAAATGGGCCACTTTGACTTTTTGCAGGAAATCGCCAGCCAGAACTCCCAGGATGCTCAGCCCAAACCGTTTTATAACATTGGCGAACTGATTCCAGAGTCCCCCGACGCCACCAATTTAGATGGCCCCCTCGACGGCTGCTGGCGCGACGGTTTTTTGCACAATCTGGCGCCCATGCTGTGGGGCGAGGACACCGATATCGAAACCGTTAAAGAACTGGTCGATGCCAAGCGATCGGGCT from Leptolyngbya sp. KIOST-1 encodes:
- the ppk2 gene encoding polyphosphate kinase 2, which codes for MGKNNGKADPLTDEFSALGRSSKKDKSPKKGKQKAKKKLKKEQLQPTEAPVFRYSSESEGSSKLKSKFYENELARLQVELVKMQYWVKHTGTRIVILFEGRDAAGKGGTIKRLTEPLNPRGCRVVALGTPSDREKTEWYFQRYVAHLPAAGEIVCFDRSWYNRAGVERVMGFCTDEQYDEFMHTCPEFERMLVRSGIILLKYWFSVSDEEQERRFQSRLTDPARRWKLSPMDLESRDRWVEYSQAKDAMFTHTNIPEAPWFTVEADDKKRARLNCISHVLSKIDYIDMTPEPLELTPRKKAPVDYERSPINEQFFVPQRY
- a CDS encoding tetratricopeptide repeat protein; amino-acid sequence: MLKRLSLLPLLTLCGLLAPALPVRAQALTPYVLPLDYDLMTEQGLFLANEAQQLAEFQQFGRALALAQLAAQLAPNNGQVLALLGGLYLQSSEVDKALPLLDRARTLLPDNARVLFALGSAYLQQDNPQRAASFLEQGLRLEPNNPSALFDLGNAYFKQEKFAEAIASFEKSVAAEPEFWPSVNNIGLVLYEQGDAQRAVEYWRSSLELAANEPEPKLAIAVALHSQTNCGVPVVRAANAACQEAIRLGIEALEQDSRYADLDFLRLNLWGDRLIDSTVAFFDLPDIKSLLGEL
- the queG gene encoding tRNA epoxyqueuosine(34) reductase QueG, producing the protein MTDIADSRDRQAVIDYALGLGFDLVGIVALDESPSDTEAAAVGHLQRWLAQGYQADMAWMGNPRRQDVRQVLPGARSLVCVALNYYTPHRHSADPSHGKISRYAWGRDYHRILQKRLKPLADWIAAAGHDARYYADTGPVQDKAWAQQAGLGWVAKNGNLITRQYGSWVFLGELITTLPLAPDSPHTAHCGTCTRCLEACPTGAITQPYVVDANRCIAYHTIENRAETLPDDVAAQLNNWVAGCDICQDVCPWNQRFAQPTAVEDFQPYPQNLAPNLADLATLSEAEWDERFRASALRRIKPAMWRRNARAAQQNHRC
- a CDS encoding cell division protein FtsX: MFKLLTKFDYLLRETLLGLRRGGWMNWAAISTITVLLFLFGISLQSTWQLERLLNQFGSQLEVSAYLQSGFQASDLKPVVEAFPDVVGVTPVTKESAWAALVTDLGLSDIAGATDQLKGNPLVDELKVKAKDSEAVPAIAAQLEALDGIDEVRYIDEAVTRLAQLNDGLKWTSLFVITILTLTATAVITTTIRLIVLARRREIEVMQLVGATRIWIYLPFILQGAAFGLAGATVAWGLLFAVQRFLTELAAQQADFIQFVVQGLRLTPQQMLLLPAALLGLGTLVGLMGSLLAVRKFSLR
- a CDS encoding response regulator transcription factor; this encodes MSTVLIVDDSSTLREMIAGLLLKAGLTVVEAKDGVEAQEMIQATPPDLVVLDIVMPNMNGYELCRWIKNSAPTQNIPVIICSSKAEEFDRYWGMKQGADAYITKPFRPADMISTVKQLLRP
- a CDS encoding DUF1003 domain-containing protein; its protein translation is MANSTPSSASQSAAHQPRSWFRRSAPQRILTAPLPDPIAENIEAIIAIHRQESKDVAPPERLLEVVASWFSRPGFLYLLLGGLGLWLAGDWLNHTGLLPIALPTFSWADQGLDAAALLISTGVLIRQNRQENFAEQRTQLMLQLNLLSEKKIAKIIALLEELREDLPDMEQRYDPEAAIMQQSADPLTVLEALKETLEQEISAESD
- a CDS encoding ParA family protein, coding for MTLARPIVLAVFNGKGGVGKTTTAVNLAAVFAETRSVLLVDADPQGSALWWTGRSPTDLGFEVKAEINPARLARLGQEHDHSLIIVDTPPALGSATLAAVIPAASYLLLPTPPAPMDLAVLITTVNEAVAPSGVSHRVLLTKVDSRSVGEAIEAQNTLLELKIPACNAFVRTYKAHERAALEGLPVLKWRGPNSQEARSDYCRVAEELQRDWTQP
- a CDS encoding alpha-amylase family glycosyl hydrolase translates to MASSVEFKLFAPYSEGAILFGSFSDWQDVAMEKGKDGYFRTSIDLEDGRHEYKFRVQSKSFFLEPDEWVEVIDPRAKHVNETDQNTVIYIKDGEPIVDDYVWNHDDKGLPQNEELVIYEILVSDFSGGEDDPYPRGQLKHITEKLDYLCELGVNAIELMPIQEFPGEQGWGYNTHHYFAVESSYGTSKDFKQLVDECHARGIRVILDIILNHSGSEAPLTKIDYTYWYRREPKDAEYNWGPEFDYDHYDEHLDCFPARDFVKDVVRFWISEYHIDGYRFDAVSQMGHFDFLQEIASQNSQDAQPKPFYNIGELIPESPDATNLDGPLDGCWRDGFLHNLAPMLWGEDTDIETVKELVDAKRSGYLGAVNAITYLSNHDHDHLMVQLANHDIFDQEAFKRARLGAVFVMTAMGVPLIWMGEEFGAYKPKSLDPNKIDWSLLKNDSNRGLFEHYKGLIQLRKENHALRTENVEFFFEDPESKVLAYVRWNDEGSTIAVVVNFSGQYLADYSVHNFPRSGTWHEWVNDHDVEVHDGVLTLDLPEYEAKVLI